The sequence ATTCTTTATCCCACAGATTGTATAGATAATAAAAATGGTCAATTTTTATCTCAATAACTCAAGTCCGAAACTTGAGTTACATTTTAGGCTCGCACGGAGGTGACAACTACCCTGACACAGGGGGGTATGCTATGCAAGAAGCTTTATTTGGTAATAAAAATAACCGTCGTAGTGCTGTAAGGTGGGACAGGATTATGGACGGTGGGTCATTTATCATAGCCATTGACTGCAGGTGACTGAGAGTAAATGATAAATAAGCAGGAGTTACAGATTGTTGTTCTTTGGGCCTTGGTTGGTTTTTTATCGTGGCTTTTCAGCGTACAGATTCTGTTTTCCATGAGTCATGGTATGGTTCACTCTGCTATAAATAAATATCCGGGGTCTGTATTCCCTAGAGAAATACTTTTGTTTATCAGTTCAAATTCTTTTGATATAATATCGCTTTTTATCGGAGCGTTTCTTTTGGGGTTTTTGTTCCGGCCAAAATTCGTACGTATGTTGTCATTTTATATGGCGTATCGTGCTGTTGGGATTTATTTCCTGATGGAGTCCTTGTTTTTATCTCATTTTCAAAACTGGACTTATGGCTTAGAATTTATTGAGTATATTTTTCTACTTATTGGCGCTTGTGTTGGAATGTTTGCCTTTGCAGCGGTTGCCTGTTTTGCTGGGAGGATGACTGGGCTTTTGCTGTTTGCCCGCGCGAACCGAAGGATCCGTTGAGGTGACCGAAAAGAGGGCATCCATGCTTATCCTCATATATACCGGATGCAGCAGAACAAAAGACCTGCGGGATGTCTGCGGACAAAAGTCATAACGGGCTATTCTTACGGACGATTACAGTTGATATTTTTTTATTTTTTTATAAAGAAGGGGTCTCGATATTCCAAGCAGTTTGGCTGCCTTGCTTTTATTCCCACCGCTTGTCTTCAGTGCCGAAGCAACAGCCTGTTTTTCTGTCTGCTTAACAAGCAGATCCAGCCCGAACCTTTCTTCGGAATCGTCTTTTCTTGAGCCTGAACCGTAATCTGCATAGGAAATTAATCCGCGCTGTACGTCATTTTCACTGATCTGACTTTTTCGTACCATAATGAGCAAGCGTTCAAGGATATTTCGCAGTTCTCTGATATTGCCGGGCCAGTCATAGCTCTGCAGGGCAAGAACAGCTCCCTTGGAAAGGGTCTTATGAAAAATACCATGGGCTTTTGACAGCTCTTCCCATATTTTCCGGCTAAGAAATGGAATTTCTTCAGGAGTCTGTTTCAGCTCAGGAATAATGATGGGAATGACATTGAGCCGGTAGAACAGATCGGCCCTGAACCGGTTTTCCTCCACGAGTTTTTCCAGAGGCTGGTTGGTCGAGGCAATGATTCTCACATCCACAGGAATGTTTTTTTCACTGCCAACGGGGGATATTTCCCTTTCCTGAATGGCTCTCAGCAGCTTGACCTGGGATGCTATGGGCATATCTCCAATCTCGTCAAGGAGAATGGTTCCCGTATGGGCAAGTTCAAACTTACCTTTTTTCCCTCCTCTTCTCGCACCGGTAAACGCCCCTTCTTCATAGCCGAAAAGTTCGGATTCAATGAGGTTCTCCTGAATGGCGCTGCAGTTGATCCGTATAAAAGGTTTGGAGCTGCGCGGGCTGAAGTTATGGATACTGTGGGCAAAAACTTCTTTCCCTGAACCGGAAGGGCCTCGTATCAATATGGTAGCATCGCTTGTGGCTGCCTGCATGGCTATTTCTTTCGCCATGGTCAGTTCTTCAGAAGAGCCGATAATGTCATCAAAGGTGTACTTGACATTCATGTTGACGGCCCTGATTTCCTTAAGGTTTTTAATTTTGGCATTCAGTTCCGCTATTTTTTCTGTGAGAAGCTTAACCTCTTCCACATATCGGAAACGTATCAGGCCCAGTGCGCCGACACAGTCACCGTTTTTGAGAATTGGAATTCTGGATACCACATAATGTTTTCCAGAAATGTCTTGAAAGCAGTCATGCTGGGCAATACCGGACTCGGCTGCTTTATGGAGTTGCGTATTGTCCACAATTTTTGTGACATGCTGGCCGATGACCTTATGGGGACTGATATTGTGAATTTCGCAGAAACTATCGTTTACATAGATAATTTGTCCCTCTGTATCCACGACCATGAGGCCGCATGCGCAATAATTGATAATGGTGCGCTGAAAATCGATAAGATTTTTTAAATCCGGGAAGGTCCCGATATTTTTTACTATCGCATAGGCTTCATTGGAAATGGCAAGGTTGCTGCCGCTCTGGTTATCGGAGCTTTTAAAGGCGCTTGTGGTATGATTGGCATCTTCCATGTCCGCTCCATTTCGGGGTTCTATTGCCGTGTATGAACTGAGCGTTTTGATTTAAAGCAGGTCTCTTCCATGAAGCAAAGTAAAAAATGGCATAATACCATATAGCCGTTGCCTGGCATGCTCGTGCGCAGCTTTGTAATGGAGCGTGACATATGTTCGTCTTTGTTAGCAGTTTCCCTATAACATCTCGAGTTTCAAAGCCTTTGCTTCTGATATGGCGGGTTCTGACAAAAGAAGAGTTTTTCTCTTCACTGACCCGTGGAAAGGGGGCAATGGTCTGGCTGCAGCCAGAGGTTTGTGCTGAATAGTGCATTGTTATTATAGTTTTTTTCCGAATCTCTTCCTTTTTGTCTTTCCTGCGTGAAAGCTCCTGCTGTCCTTGCGGATTTCTCTCCTCCTCCGTTTTTGAATGTTACATTCAATTACATAAACCCTATAGTTTTTTTTGTCAAACAATCATCCTTGCCGATTGATAAGGTACTCGTTTTAAAGGGTAATTGCTTGGTTTTATACCCTTGCGGTTTGGATGGCACGGATACTGAAATAGTTCAGGCTGCATGTCAGTGGAAAATGAATTCCAGTGATCTGAGCAGTCAACTTTTTTTGGGGAGGATTCAATGGCTAAGACATTTAAAGAGGTCATGGCAGATGCCGGTATCTCCATGGGATTTCAGGCGTGCGGTACGGCTCCTGAGGAGATGGTGGACCGGGAGGTGAAGCAGGAGCCCCATGAAAGGGTCAAAAAGCTGAAAAATATTTTCATGGAGACCCTTTCTTCGGCAAACAATGAATTTTCATACTGGTATACCCGGGAGTACATGAAGCATGACAATGAAATTCCGGTTGTGAGAAGGGCCAAAGCACTGAAGTGTGCTTTCAGCCATCTTACCCCGGTTATTTATCCCGGAGAAAAGCTTGTCATGCACAAAGCTCATTTTTTCCGGGGCTCATTCCCCATGCCATGGCTTTCGGAAGGCTTTTATGTGGCCAAGGAAGATGAGCTGTATCAGGAAGCCATGAAAAGAGGTTCTGCCTCCGTGGATGAGCATTCCAAATTTGGCCAGGGCGGTGGCAACGTTGTGGCGAGTTTCGGAAATGTGGTTTCCATCGCAGGGAAATTTGGCATGAGAAAGGAAGAAATTCCTGTTCTTGTGGCACTGGCTAAAAAGTGGGTTGGCAAGTCTGTAGATGATCTGGGCCATAAGTACGAAATGATGGTCCCTGAGTATGAGATCAAAGAAAAAATCATGCGCAACATTGTATGCATGTTTGACTCAGGATTTACCCTTCCTCAGGGCCGTGAGGTCATCAATTATTACTACCCGCTGGAATATGGTTTTGACGGGATCATCAAAATAGCAAGGGAAATGAAGGATACAGTAGCCGGGCGAGCCGACGGAGACGGTTTGATCGGCATGAACAGGCTGTACAACTATGAGGCGGTGATTCTTGCCATTGAAGGTGTACAGGCATGGATTCTGAATTATGCCAGAGAGGCCCGCAGGCTGGAAGCCATCGAAAAGGATACGGTTCAGCGGAAAGAATACGGCGAAATTGCCGATAGCCTTGAGTGGATTGCCCACCATCCTCCGCGGACATTCCGTGAGGCTTTTCAGCTGATTGAAACCGTGCACCTTTCGGTTCTGAATGAAGATGCCATTTCCGGTCTTTCTCCCGGTCGTATCGGTCAGATTCTGTATCCCTATTTTGAGCAGGATATGGAAGCGGGTCGCCTGACAGAAGATGAGGCGCTGGAACTGCTGGAGCTTGACAGGCTGGTCAAGACATCCATCGACTGCTTTGCTTCCGTGGGTGTTGTGGGAGGTGTTCTTTCCGGGAATACCTTTAACACCGTTTCCATAGGGGGGCTGGATAAATTCGGCAATTCTGCGGTAAACAGGCTTGAGTATCTCATTCTGAAAGCGGCGGCAAGCAATGCCATGCCCCAATCTACCCTCGCGCTCCTTTATGATGAAAAGCTGCCGGAAGATTTTCTTATGCTCGCGGCAGAAGTCATTAAAACCGGGGCGGGCTATCCGGCCTTCATGAACAATGATGTTGCCGAACACTTTCTGGTCTCCCATTACGGGCCTGAGGGCATGACCATTGAAGAATCCCGTGCCTGGGCCATTGGCGGCTGCCTTGAAACCTCTGCATGCTGCTGGAAGCCTCTTCACCTGAATGGCAGGGAATACTGGATTCCGGGTGGATGCGGTCAGCCAACGAGTGTGGGCGTTCACTTTATCTCCATGCCCAAGATACTGGAACTGACCCTCTATAACGGGGTGGATCAGCGTTCTGGCGAACAGGTTTTTGAACCCCATGGTGTGGAGCTGGATTCCTATGAAAAGATCTGGGATCAGTTCAAGGCATACTGGCAAAAAGCGGTAGAGGTTCTGACGCTTACCAACAATATTCAGCATGATGTCTGGCGAAAAAATAATATGGGCGTTTTCCACTCCGTACTGAAGCCGGACTGTCTTACCACGGGTCATCTGATCAATGAGCTGGGATATCGGTATAATGCAACCTTTAATGTGGAAAGCACGGGTACGGTCAATACGGTGAACTCCCTGGCGGCCATTCGCCGACTCGTTTTTGATGAGAAGAAAACAGACCTTGAAACCCTGAAACAGGCAATGAAGGAAAACTTTGGCTTTAAAACCGCTGATGAGGTCAATTCCTTCTCCATCGCCGATCAGCAGAAAAGGGATGATGATAAAGGACGGTGGGACAAACTGCACTTTGCCTGCCTCCAGTCACCGAAATACGGTAATGACGAGCCCTATGCGGACAGTATTCTTCAGGACTGGGAATCCTTCTTCTGCGATGACTGCTACAATTATGAATCACTGTATGGCCATCCCCTTTATGCCTGCCAGATTTCCGTATCCACACACGGAGCCATGGGCTCTGCCACCATAGCCTCTGCAGACGGGCGCCTTTCCGGCACAACCTTTGCCGACGCCTCCATGTCCGCCTATCCGGGAACGGATAAAAACGGTCCCTTTGCCCTGATGACTTCGGCTGCCGTATGGGACCATGCTAAATCCCAGAACTCACAGCTCAACATCAAGATTCATCCCACGGCCATCAAAGGCGAAGAGGGATCACGAAAACTGATTGATCTCACAAGGGCCTATATGCGGAAGGGTGGCTTCCATGTTCAGTATAATATTGTTGACTCAAAAATGCTGAAGGATGCTCAGGAACACCCTGAAAATTATCGTGATCTTATGGTCCGGGTCGCCGGATTCACGCAGTACTGGGTGGAAATCGGTAAATCGGTTCAGGACGAACTGATTGCCAGAACAGAATATGAAGGAGTGTAATCATGACAATACCATACCGCGATACGCTTGAGTTTATTCCCGTTGATGTGGATAAGGGCATTGACCGGCTGACGGGAAAAATGGTGAAGGCCGATGCCAGTGCGCCCGATGGCTATGGAATGGTTGCCAAGTGTAAATTCTGTAAAAATTACACCGAGGAAAAAGACTATATAGGTATTTGTGAAGCAAGCGAGCAGACACCTAAGTTCATAGCCTACGGCGATATGTTGGCAGTAACCTGTAATCAGTTCCAGAAAATTTAAAGAATGGCTTGGCCGGGGCATAGGCCCCGGCACGAGAGGCTGTTTCAAAACTTTTTGTTCCATTGGCGGCCCGTGTGCCGCCATATGGAGCACAGCTCTGATGCTAGGGGTTTTGATTCCGCCTCTTTTTGTGCCCGTTTTTATCATTAAAAACGAGAGGGTGTTCTGCATTCAAAATTCGCCATGAGGTTTTTCGACTCTAAGGAGCTGATCATATGAATAATTCTGAAATCAAGGGGTGGTCTGTTGTTGCGGCGTCCTGGCTGGCTTTGTTCTGTCTTTTCGGATACAGGGCGACATTCTCCATACTGAAAGTACCCATGAGCGCAGATATGGGATGGTCCCAGACGGAGGTGACTCTGGGCTATTCCATTCTGATGATGTTTTATGCCATTGCCGCATTTTTCTGCGGAATGCTGTTGGATAAATGGGGAACCAAGCTGGTTTACGTCATTGGCGCTGTTTTTGGTGCGGCCGGGTTTATCGTAACCAGCCATGTGCATTCGCTGTACGCTTATTATGCTTCCTATGGGGTTCTGGCGGGTGTTGCCACGGGTATGCTCTGGGTTTCATCCACCATTTCCGTTCGCAAGTGGTACGTAGGCAAGAACTACGCCAAGATGTTCGGCATTGCCTTTATGGGAGCGCCCATGTCCCAGGTCATCATGAGCCTTTTTGTCAAGGAATCCCTGGCAGGTGCCCAGGGCGATGCCTGGCGAAGTGCCATGCAGCTTCTGGGCTGGCTTACCCTTGCCTGTCTTTTGCTGGCGGCTGCCGTAGCCAAGAAAAATCCTGAAGATTACGGTCTGAAAGCTTTTGGGGAAGCGCCCGCATCGGATCAGGGGCAGCAAAGTGAATATGTATGGGGTGTGAAAGAGGCCTTTGCCTCCTATCCCATATGGGGGGCGATCCTTACCTTTCTGACCAGTATGCTCGCGGAATTTCTCGTATGGACCCAGGTTGTCAGCTACTGGAAAGATGACCTCGGCTACAACCTGAGTACGGCCACCAATCTTTATGTCGCCATAGGAATTGTTGGGATTTTTTCTATGCCCATCATGGGCATTATTGCAGATAAGGTTGTGGCCGTATCCAGCTGCGAATCCCAGGGGCGGAAGCGAATGCTGATTTTCGGTCCGGCAGCGGGGGCTGTAGCCTGTGCATTTCTTTTGATTCAGTCCGGAACGGGTCCTGCTTCCATTCTTCTGGGCGTTATTTCCTGTTTTATCTTTGCCGTGTACTGGGCCGTGGTTCCGGGAGGAGTTGTTGGGTATACCGGAGCTGTTTACGGAAGACAGACCCTGGGTAAGATATGGGGCCTTGCCACCTTGATCGTTATGGGGATTGGCCCTTTTCTTGGACCGTTGATAGGAGGTTTTTTAAAAGATTCTACCGGCTCCTATACCTATTCCATTCTCTTTGCTCTGGTAGCCTTCATTGTTTCCGCGTGCATCGCCTCCACCCTGCCCCTTAAGGCGGATAATGCCGCCATCCGGAGTATGGGTACCCATGCCGTTCATTGAGAGGGATAGCCGTTTGTTATGAAGCATGCATCCGGTTTCTCAAGTTTTGTGAGAAACCGGATCTGCAAAAATCAAAGGGTGATGTAAGCCCGAAAGGAGCCGGGGAGAATGATGATGGGGAGCCGTGCTAATCAAGATGCCATGGGATTGATTTTCGATGTGCAGGGCCATTCTGTTCATGATGGGCCTGGAACCAGAACAACTGTTTTTTTAAGTGGTTGCCCGCTCCATTGTGTGTGGTGCAGCAACCCTGAAGGTTTGTACCGAAGTCCGGTAGTCATGCATAAGCTGTCCAGATGCCAACGTTGTGGGAACTGCCTCCGATCCTGCCCTAACGGGGCCGTTCGTGTAGATAATAACATTTTACTGCATGACAGGGAGATCTGCGCGAAATGTACAAGCTATAACTGCCTGGATACCTGTTATCAGGAAGCCCTTGAATTGAGCGGCCGGTATTATTCCGTTGATGAGCTGATGAGAATTTTCCAGAGGGACCGCCAGTTCTGGGGATCAAAGGGGGGTGTAACCTTCAGTGGCGGCGAACCTCTGCTTCAGAAAGAATTTATCATTGAAATACTGAAGGCTTGCAAAAGCAGCTTCATTCATACCTGCGTGGAGACAACTTCCTGCATGGATACGGATTTTTTCATGGAAGCCATGCAGTATGTGGATTGGGCTTTCACGGATATCAAACATATGGATTCCGGGGAACACAGGCGGCTTACGGGAGTTGGGAATGAGCTGATCCTGAATAATATCAGAAAACTTGCATCGGCAAGCTGGAATGGTGTGATGGTACCCCGCGTTCCCGTAATTCCGGGAGAAAATGATTCCCCGGAGAATATGGAGCGCACGGTTCGATTTATAAAGGACATCGGTCTCGATGTGGTCAATCTGCTTCCTTTCCATCGGCTTGGTGAATCCAAATACCGGCAGCTTGGGCTGACATATGCCATGGCGGATCAGTCGCCACCGTCGGATGAGGCCATGCGGGCGTTGCAGGCAATGGCCGAGTCCTATGGGCTTTATTGCTTCATCGGCTGGGAAACCCCGTTCTAATCTTTCCACCCGAATGAAGGAGAAGCCAATGATATCACAGCGTGATCAGCTTATAGAAGAGATTATTCGTATAGAAATGGATATGTTCCGTAATGTTAACTCAACCATCACCTCGCCCTGTCAGGAGTATCTGAAAACCTTCCGGGCCATGAGGTGGATGGCCCATTCGGTTTCTCCTGATGATATTCTGTTCTCCTGTTTCCATGATTTACAGGAAGGAGTTACGGAGGGACGGAATTTCATGCGGGAAAAATATGCGCGGATGGAAGGTCAGATTCCGCCCCTGAAAACCAGTGTTCTGATAGATGAGATTGTGGATGCGGAATGCGGCTGGATGGAAGATGTGTCCAGCCATTATCCCGATGTGTTTCAGCCCGGTGGCGATGGGTTCAGAATCTATCTTTCCTGTGAGCTGGAAACTTTTTCCGACAGGACCATTGAAAAAATACACCATTTTACCATGGCGGCTAAAAAGGCAGGCAGGAATCTTGTTGAGGAACGTTATCGGAATCTTTTTGGTAAGCTTGGTATGCCTTTCAGAAAGAAGGGAGGAAATAGGATGCCTGCAGAGTGAGCCTGTGCTCCTTTTTGTAGACAGATCATGCCAGGGAGTGGCCTCCCTGGCTTTTTTTGTTCCGTAAAAGGCCGCATGGTCTGCACGGGACCGCATTGATAGCGGCTGTTTTTTGATCCGTTTCCTATGGAAGCGGGGAGAGGGGATACAATGGTTTTAAGATAAATAAAAAAAATTTAACAATTCAAACAAAAAGGTTGAAAAGGCCCGGGTGAAGCCATAGAA comes from Desulfobotulus pelophilus and encodes:
- a CDS encoding sigma-54 interaction domain-containing protein, which gives rise to MEDANHTTSAFKSSDNQSGSNLAISNEAYAIVKNIGTFPDLKNLIDFQRTIINYCACGLMVVDTEGQIIYVNDSFCEIHNISPHKVIGQHVTKIVDNTQLHKAAESGIAQHDCFQDISGKHYVVSRIPILKNGDCVGALGLIRFRYVEEVKLLTEKIAELNAKIKNLKEIRAVNMNVKYTFDDIIGSSEELTMAKEIAMQAATSDATILIRGPSGSGKEVFAHSIHNFSPRSSKPFIRINCSAIQENLIESELFGYEEGAFTGARRGGKKGKFELAHTGTILLDEIGDMPIASQVKLLRAIQEREISPVGSEKNIPVDVRIIASTNQPLEKLVEENRFRADLFYRLNVIPIIIPELKQTPEEIPFLSRKIWEELSKAHGIFHKTLSKGAVLALQSYDWPGNIRELRNILERLLIMVRKSQISENDVQRGLISYADYGSGSRKDDSEERFGLDLLVKQTEKQAVASALKTSGGNKSKAAKLLGISRPLLYKKIKKYQL
- the hpdB gene encoding 4-hydroxyphenylacetate decarboxylase large subunit — encoded protein: MAKTFKEVMADAGISMGFQACGTAPEEMVDREVKQEPHERVKKLKNIFMETLSSANNEFSYWYTREYMKHDNEIPVVRRAKALKCAFSHLTPVIYPGEKLVMHKAHFFRGSFPMPWLSEGFYVAKEDELYQEAMKRGSASVDEHSKFGQGGGNVVASFGNVVSIAGKFGMRKEEIPVLVALAKKWVGKSVDDLGHKYEMMVPEYEIKEKIMRNIVCMFDSGFTLPQGREVINYYYPLEYGFDGIIKIAREMKDTVAGRADGDGLIGMNRLYNYEAVILAIEGVQAWILNYAREARRLEAIEKDTVQRKEYGEIADSLEWIAHHPPRTFREAFQLIETVHLSVLNEDAISGLSPGRIGQILYPYFEQDMEAGRLTEDEALELLELDRLVKTSIDCFASVGVVGGVLSGNTFNTVSIGGLDKFGNSAVNRLEYLILKAAASNAMPQSTLALLYDEKLPEDFLMLAAEVIKTGAGYPAFMNNDVAEHFLVSHYGPEGMTIEESRAWAIGGCLETSACCWKPLHLNGREYWIPGGCGQPTSVGVHFISMPKILELTLYNGVDQRSGEQVFEPHGVELDSYEKIWDQFKAYWQKAVEVLTLTNNIQHDVWRKNNMGVFHSVLKPDCLTTGHLINELGYRYNATFNVESTGTVNTVNSLAAIRRLVFDEKKTDLETLKQAMKENFGFKTADEVNSFSIADQQKRDDDKGRWDKLHFACLQSPKYGNDEPYADSILQDWESFFCDDCYNYESLYGHPLYACQISVSTHGAMGSATIASADGRLSGTTFADASMSAYPGTDKNGPFALMTSAAVWDHAKSQNSQLNIKIHPTAIKGEEGSRKLIDLTRAYMRKGGFHVQYNIVDSKMLKDAQEHPENYRDLMVRVAGFTQYWVEIGKSVQDELIARTEYEGV
- the hpdC gene encoding 4-hydroxyphenylacetate decarboxylase small subunit, which encodes MTIPYRDTLEFIPVDVDKGIDRLTGKMVKADASAPDGYGMVAKCKFCKNYTEEKDYIGICEASEQTPKFIAYGDMLAVTCNQFQKI
- a CDS encoding MFS transporter, with the protein product MNNSEIKGWSVVAASWLALFCLFGYRATFSILKVPMSADMGWSQTEVTLGYSILMMFYAIAAFFCGMLLDKWGTKLVYVIGAVFGAAGFIVTSHVHSLYAYYASYGVLAGVATGMLWVSSTISVRKWYVGKNYAKMFGIAFMGAPMSQVIMSLFVKESLAGAQGDAWRSAMQLLGWLTLACLLLAAAVAKKNPEDYGLKAFGEAPASDQGQQSEYVWGVKEAFASYPIWGAILTFLTSMLAEFLVWTQVVSYWKDDLGYNLSTATNLYVAIGIVGIFSMPIMGIIADKVVAVSSCESQGRKRMLIFGPAAGAVACAFLLIQSGTGPASILLGVISCFIFAVYWAVVPGGVVGYTGAVYGRQTLGKIWGLATLIVMGIGPFLGPLIGGFLKDSTGSYTYSILFALVAFIVSACIASTLPLKADNAAIRSMGTHAVH
- a CDS encoding glycyl-radical enzyme activating protein, with the protein product MMMGSRANQDAMGLIFDVQGHSVHDGPGTRTTVFLSGCPLHCVWCSNPEGLYRSPVVMHKLSRCQRCGNCLRSCPNGAVRVDNNILLHDREICAKCTSYNCLDTCYQEALELSGRYYSVDELMRIFQRDRQFWGSKGGVTFSGGEPLLQKEFIIEILKACKSSFIHTCVETTSCMDTDFFMEAMQYVDWAFTDIKHMDSGEHRRLTGVGNELILNNIRKLASASWNGVMVPRVPVIPGENDSPENMERTVRFIKDIGLDVVNLLPFHRLGESKYRQLGLTYAMADQSPPSDEAMRALQAMAESYGLYCFIGWETPF
- a CDS encoding DUF4125 family protein; this translates as MISQRDQLIEEIIRIEMDMFRNVNSTITSPCQEYLKTFRAMRWMAHSVSPDDILFSCFHDLQEGVTEGRNFMREKYARMEGQIPPLKTSVLIDEIVDAECGWMEDVSSHYPDVFQPGGDGFRIYLSCELETFSDRTIEKIHHFTMAAKKAGRNLVEERYRNLFGKLGMPFRKKGGNRMPAE